A window of Saccopteryx leptura isolate mSacLep1 chromosome 5, mSacLep1_pri_phased_curated, whole genome shotgun sequence contains these coding sequences:
- the ZNF518B gene encoding zinc finger protein 518B: protein MQIKKMKDIGQQLFSPQVKDRHNSLTMSPRQPNANRATRPDRQEAQAPLFQGSEAEAAAATTATCVRCKGVHQVHPQDLRKGPGPSQREDRYVCLQCSLGGPSPHLPFGNSSPGAAHVGNKAETVASPVNNKFKVRNFKPGKYYCDKCRFSTKDPLQYRKHTLQHDEIKFICSHCSYISYTKGEFQRHLVKHTGVFPYQCEYCDYGAIRNDYIVKHRKRVHEKAGGKRPPKAAAKLEPRRTSASKQNAELLKASDPGTALPSKLSDQLSRFSLQAGKDRTQSLMLVPESKEYQRDVVCIPKKGTPLEPHEGGPFENKSVEVEVLSPATEPVQPGMPLTVVAPAELVVPANCLAQLIDVKVVNGTQQLVLKLFPLEENNCLEAGGGDGGHSERTAKEKGSDERERLVPAERTKSLTVEGKAGELGCLGHLQSVQKQVQNVKWVRSYDFFMSNSSVYSCGESLLHSAGVEDWQKKGLLYPHRTALPPAAFRGHAPSSVVRNSVLCGLGAAPSPFPYKAAVSFTESGRRLHSAPQPFLPLAASPATISFPGEKDFFPMSKNDLESRSEISIPVRMVPSTRKPKDGPAAECKAVSNTSQLSLQRKSEYLHINITGEDGVGSQQPGAQPLGLKNSARTHDSFDGPVISSVFSLSSGSEDVPEGVKWNSSTSKIKSIELLRRKIAQLIETCGKPSSLAANNAHRRPLGQASKFTSKATPEGIQEINVSFTGPGYSTGPLSKPQEDGGASGQLPHPQRYPQFVEGSRGRTESRVTRKAPVAPPVLIPKGAVLRVLNSSEDAHVIEATCEAPVGIPCCETQLIKPIPFCPVKQTDANVQSSTVESGPVDMSHNLDSCLRPKPRKESVLSSTTAKKTGPLHGPHGSGELSRQGKVLSRSLPSSKNKTRQVNASRKKSKIQADPSRCFKDPSIFQVARQLRLIAAKPDQLIKCPRRNQPVIVLNHPDVDSPEVTNVMKVINKYKGNVLKVVLSERTRCQLGIRRHHVRLTYQNVEEANQIKRQMMLKMKLKKVHKNNYQVVDSLPDDSQCVFKCWFCGRLYEDQEEWMSHGQRHLIEATRDWDVLSSKGK, encoded by the coding sequence ATGCAGATAAAGAAGATGAAGGACATTGGACAGCAGCTGTTCAGTCCACAAGTGAAGGATAGACATAACTCTTTGACCATGTCGCCCAGACAGCCAAATGCCAACAGAGCCACTCGGCCAGACAGGCAAGAAGCTCAGGCCCCTCTGTTTCAAGGCTCAGAGGCAGAGGCCGCCGCAGCCACCACCGCCACATGTGTCAGGTGCAAAGGTGTTCACCAGGTCCATCCTCAGGACCTGAGAAAGGGGCCCGGGCCAAGCCAAAGGGAAGACAGATACGTCTGCTTGCAGTGCAGCCTCGGAGGGCCTTCGCCCCACTTGCCTTTCGGGAACAGCAGTCCCGGTGCTGCTCACGTAGGAAATAAAGCCGAAACCGTCGCAAGCCCCGTAAATAACAAATTTAAGGTAAGGAACTTCAAACCAGGCAAGTACTACTGTGACAAATGTCGCTTTTCCACCAAGGACCCTCTGCAGTACCGGAAGCACACGCTTCAGCACGATGAGATCAAGTTCATCTGTTCTCACTGCAGCTACATTTCCTACACCAAAGGGGAGTTCCAGAGGCACCTGGTGAAGCACACGGGCGTGTTCCCTTACCAGTGCGAGTACTGTGACTACGGCGCTATCCGGAACGATTACATCGTCAAACACAGGAAGAGAGTTCACGAGAAGGCTGGTGGGAAACGGCCGCCCAAAGCTGCGGCCAAGCTGGAGCCGAGAAGGACCAGCGCGTCCAAACAAAACGCAGAGCTTTTAAAAGCCTCCGATCCGGGCACCGCGCTGCCCAGCAAGCTGTCGGACCAGCTGTCGAGGTTCTCCCTCCAGGCAGGTAAAGACAGAACGCAGAGCCTCATGTTGGTGCCCGAGTCAAAGGAATACCAAAGGGACGTGGTGTGTATTCCCAAAAAGGGGACTCCGCTGGAGCCGCACGAAGGCGGTCCGTTCGAGAACAAGAGTGTGGAGGTGGAAGTCTTGTCCCCGGCCACAGAGCCCGTCCAGCCCGGGATGCCCCTGACCGTGGTGGCTCCCGCGGAGCTGGTTGTCCCCGCCAACTGTCTGGCCCAGTTGATCGACGTGAAGGTTGTCAATGGGACACAACAGCTTGTTCTGAAGCTGTTTCCTCTCGAAGAAAATAATTGCCTGGAAGCTGGCGGGGGCGATGGAGGTCATTCCGAACGTACGGCCAAAGAGAAGGGTTCAGACGAACGAGAAAGACTGGTTCCTGCGGAACGGACGAAGTCCCTGACGGTGGAAGGGAAGGCGGGAGAACTTGGATGCCTCGGTCATCTTCAGTCAGTTCAGAAGCAAGTGCAGAATGTGAAGTGGGTAAGGTCGTACGATTTTTTCATGTCCAATTCTAGTGTGTACAGCTGTGGAGAATCCCTTCTCCACTCTGCTGGCGTGGAGGATTGGCAGAAGAAAGGTCTCCTGTATCCCCATAGAACTGCTCTTCCTCCCGCCGCCTTCAGAGGCCACGCTCCATCATCGGTAGTGAGAAACAGCGTCCTGTGTGGTCTGGGCGCGGCCCCGAGTCCTTTCCCCTATAAAGCTGCCGTTTCTTTCACTGAAAGTGGGAGGCGGCTGCACAGCGCCCCACAGCCGTTCCTTCCTCTTGCTGCCTCGCCTGCAACCATTTCCTTCCCCGGAGAAAAGGACTTTTTCCCCATGAGCAAGAATGACCTGGAGTCTAGAAGTGAGATCAGTATTCCTGTAAGAATGGTCCCGTCCACCAGGAAGCCGAAAGACGGCCCGGCCGCGGAATGCAAGGCAGTCTCAAACACAAGCCAGCTTTCTTTGCAGCGTAAAAGTGAGTATCTGCACATCAATATAACGGGAGAAGACGGAGTTGGATCtcagcagcctggggctcagcctttGGGATTAAAGAATTCTGCAAGGACTCATGACTCTTTCGATGGGCCGGTCATCTCATCAGTATTTTCCTTGAGCTCTGGATCTGAAGACGTCCCCGAGGGTGTGAAGTGGAATAGTTCAACGTCCAAAATCAAGTCCATCGAACTCTTGCGCAGGAAGATCGCCCAGCTCATCGAAACCTGTGGCAAGCCTTCATCTCTGGCTGCAAATAACGCACACCGTCGTCCCCTAGGGCAGGCGTCGAAGTTCACTTCGAAAGCTACCCCGGAAGGTATTCAAGAAATTAATGTGTCCTTTACTGGCCCTGGCTATTCCACGGGTCCTCTCTCCAAACCTCAGGAGGACGGGGGTGCTAGTGGACAGCTTCCTCACCCACAGAGATATCCTCAGTTTGTGGAAGGCAGCCGTGGGAGAACTGAAAGCCGGGTAACCAGGAAGGCTCCCGTTGCTCCTCCGGTGCTGATCCCCAAAGGGGCAGTGCTGAGGGTTCTGAATTCCTCCGAGGATGCCCACGTTATAGAAGCCACATGTGAAGCGCCTGTCGGCATCCCTTGCTGTGAGACGCAGTTAATAAAACCCATTCCGTTCTGCCCTGTGAAGCAGACAGATGCAAACGTACAGTCTTCGACCGTTGAAAGTGGGCCAGTAGACATGTCCCATAACCTAGACTCGTGTCTTCGGCCTAAGCCAAGGAAAGAGAGTGTGCTCAGTAGCACCACAGCCAAGAAAACCGGCCCCCTGCATGGTCCGCACGGAAGCGGTGAGCTGAGCAGGCAGGGGAAGGTGCTCTCCAGAAGTCTTCctagcagcaaaaacaaaaccagacaagtCAACGCATCCAGGAAGAAAAGTAAGATTCAGGCTGACCCCAGCCGCTGTTTCAAGGACCCTTCCATTTTTCAGGTGGCGAGACAGCTTCGGCTGATAGCCGCGAAGCCGGACCAGCTGATTAAATGCCCCCGTCGCAACCAGCCCGTCATTGTGCTAAACCACCCTGATGTCGACTCCCCGGAAGTGACCAATGTGATGAAGGTAATAAACAAGTACAAGGGCAACGTTCTCAAAGTCGTTTTATCGGAGAGGACCAGGTGTCAGTTGGGCATCAGACGGCATCACGTCCGGCTGACCTACCAGAATGTGGAGGAAGCCAATCAAATAAAGAGGCAAATGATGTtgaaaatgaaacttaaaaaagtTCATAAAAACAACTACCAGGTGGTGGACTCCTTGCCGGATGACTCCCAGTGTGTATTTAAGTGCTGGTTTTGCGGACGGCTGTACGAAGACCAGGAAGAGTGGATGAGTCACGGCCAGCGGCATCTGATAGAAGCAACGCGAGATTGGGACGTTCTTTCCTCCAAGGGCAAATGA